DNA from Methylobacterium currus:
CGAGGGGCGGGTGCAGAGCGACAGGACGCAGTCCTGGCACATGGGTCATCTCGCGCGGCTGGCGTCCGTCGATCCGCTGTTCCGGACGACCGCCACGGTCATGGTCGACCTGGACAGCGCGGCCGAGGTGGAGGCAGCGATCGCCTGGTGGCTGGACCTCACGGCGAGCGGCGGCGAAGGCATGGTGGTCAAGCCCGCGGATTTCGTCGCGCGCGGCCGCCGCGGGATCACGCAACCCGCGGTAAAATGCCGGGGCCGGGACTACCTGCGCCTGATCTACGGCCCGGATTACGACACGCCCGAGCACCTCGCGCTGCTGCGTCAGCGGGGGCTCGGGGCGAAGCGCTCCCTGGCCTTCCGCGAATTCGCGCTCGGGCTGGAGGCCCTGGAGCGGTTCGTGGCGCGGGAGCCGCTGCGGCGCGTCCACGAATGCGTGTTCGGCGTGCTCGCCCTGGAATCGGAGCCGCTCGATCCCCGCCTCTGATACCGCCACGCCTTCGAACGAGTCCGTTCGAAGGCGTGGCGGTATGACACCGACAAACGCGTCATGCGCTCTAATGCCAACCGCCTGCGATCCAACAGAAATTTGACGCGCGCAGTGTTCCTTTCGAACGCGTCAGTGCCCTAGCAGGCTGCTGAAAAAGGGGCTTGTCGCTTTGATGCCTGGCTTGGCGCCGTTTGGTTTGCTGGTTTTCGCCTTGCACCGGCGTTGCGGTGGCTCGTCGTGCCGGGCTCAACCGCTGCGCTGGGGCAGGGTTCGGCTGCGTTGAGCAAGAGGCGGCACCGTTCTGTCGTCAGGCGGTCGCTTACGCTCCGAGGAGTTTTGGCAGCCGCACGAGGTTGAAGGCTGCGGCTGTGAAGGTGAAGGCCATGTCGATCCGCTCCCGCCCGCGGACCCGGATGCGGCCGATCAGGCCGATCTCCTTGCTCCAGCCGAAGCTTTCCTCGATCCGCTTGCGGATCGTCTGGCTGATCGCATAGCCGGGCTGGCGTGTGGTGCGTCCGTCGATGGCGGAGCGGCGTCCCGCCGTGTTGCAGGCCACGTGCGGCGTCACCGCCATGGCGCGCAGTTCGTTCACGAAGTCCGCGGCGTCGTAACCTTTGTCGGCGCCCAGGGTGACGCGGGTGGGACGGTTGGCCCGTTTCTCGATCATCGCCAGGGCCGCGACGCGCTCGGCCTGCCCCGTCGCCTGGGTCACGCAGCCATCGACGATCAGCCCATTGCGGTTCTCCATGAGCGCATGACCCATGAAGCAGAGCTTGGCTTCCTTGCCCTGACCCTTGCGGTAGAGCCGCGCCTGGGGGTCAGTGCTGCTCTGATGAGTGTCGTTGGACAGGCTCTTGCCGCGAAAGTCGACGTCGGGATTGCGCCCGCCTGCCGGGGGATCAGGCGGGTCGGAGGGCGCAATGTCCTTGGGCTTGAGGCTCTTCATCGAGGCCCAAGCCTGGATCAAGGTGCCATCGACGGTGAAATGATCCTGCGACAGCAGCCGCTTGACGCGCGGGATCGCCAGCACGGCGCTCAGGAAGGCGGCGGCCACGCTGCCGCCCAGCAGCCGATCGCGGTTCTTGGAGAAGGTGGAGGCATCCCAGACGGGATCGTCGATGCCGAGGCCGACGAACCAGCGGAACAGCAGGTCGAAGTCGAGGCGCTCCATCAACTGTCGCTCGGAGCGCACGGAGTAGAATGCCTGGAGCAGCATGGCGCGCAGGAGTTGCTCGGGTGGGATCGAGGGGCGGCCAATCTGCGAGTAGATCTCCGAGAACTGCCCGTCGAGCGTCGTGAGCGCCTCGTCGACCAAAGTTCGGATCGTTCTCAGGGGATGGTCAGGCCGAATGCGGCGCTCGAGATCCACGTAGGAGAACAGCGAGCTGCTTCGGAGATCCTGACCACGCACTGAAAACTCTCCCGATGATCCCAGAAGAGTGAATCACGCTTCTGCCGACAGGCGAAGCCCTTTTTCAGCAGCCTGCTAGGTCTCCGGAGCCAGGGGGACACCGATCACCAGGGCGAATCTCAACCCTGTCGAATCCGCTGGCGTGGCTGGCCGTTGTGCTGGCTTGGCTGTCTGCTCACCCCACCCGGCGGATCGACGAACGCCTACCCTGGAACTGGGCTCTGCTTGGCAGAACCGGAGTGCCGCATGACCTCACGCCCACGCCACGATTCCAGGCGCGGCTCTCACCGAATGTTCACGGTGCAGCGAGCGCAATCTGGAGAAGAGCAACCGCGTGCGGGGGCATCTCAAGGCTGATCGTCGCATCATCGAGTGAGACGGACTTGCGCTCCCACGCGACAATCGTGGCGAATGGCGATGTAGGCGCAAGCACCTGCGCTGACGCCGCCTTCGGACTGCTGACCCCGCAGGTGACGCGAACGTTCGCGGACGCGTCCGGACTCCGATTGACGAGAGACAGCGTCAGGCGCCGTTCGTCACGAATGGCGAGGGCCGTCATCTGTGGGACGGCGGGCCGGGCAGCGACGTAGCCGACCCGCGGCGTCGGGAACGAGGGCGTTTCGACAGAAGCGGGGATGAGGTTTCCCCTGAGGGCCGTGCCGAAGGCGGCGAGGAGGATTGCCACCGGTCGCGGCTGTCCGTCCTGAGCGAGAGCGCCGAAATGCCAGTTGCCCGACAACGACCAGTGGTTGGCGACCATGACATCGCTGTGTTGCACGAACACCCGCAGCAGATCCGCCGCGAACAGCGCACCCGCCGCGGTCGCGATCTGGCCATCGCTGCGCCCGCCTATGCTGAAAAGGGCGCTCCACTCCGTGACGGCAATCGGCAACGTGCGCCCGAGCAGTGCGCTGACCTGCGCGCGCGTCGCTGCGATGCCGTCGGCGATCTGCTCGGGCGCCGCCATCAGTGCGAGGTAGAGGTCCTTGTCAGCGTAGGAGCGATCAACCGCGAATGGGGCGTAGGCCTCGTGTGTTGAGACGAAATCGAATTTCTCGCGTAAACCGCGCAGGACTTTCTGATTGAATCCAGGAAAAGGCGTCGCCGGAAGCCCACCGATCTGGTCAGCCCGCAAGGGAATGCCGAGCTTGAGGCCCGGAGCCGCTCCTCGCATCGCTGCAATGATCGGGTCGGCACGCCGGACATATTCATCAGGTCCGAGTGCGATCGCGCGCTGCTTGTCCTCGCGCAGATAGGGCTCGTTCCCGATCTCCCACCAATCGGCAGGAGGGATGCCGCGCTGTTGCGCGGCCTTGGTCACGTAGCGCACCCAGTCGGCTGCGTCATCAGGGGTGCCGGTCGCAACGTTGACGGTGATCAGAGGGCGGGCGCCAAGGCGCGCGCAGAGATCGAGGAACTCGTCCGTGCCGAACTCGATCGTCTGCGTGGCACCGCTGAAGAAGTGCGTACCTGCCCCCCGGGACCGGCCGACACCGTTGCGCCATGGATAAAGGTCGCTCAGCGAACCGCCGGGATAGCGCAGAACGGTCGGACCAATGCGCCGCGCCGCCTCATCCATGCTTGGCTTAGGATGGCGGGCGCCGTCGATCATTTCGTCGCCGCGATCCACCCACTGCACGTTGCTGCCGAGGACGGCGCGATTAACCGGACGTCCCGAGGCGGAGGCGTCGATGGTGACGCGCGCCTCGTAGGCAGCGCGCGCTGGACGACTGTGAAGCGTCGTGCCGAACGCAACGGTCGTGTACAGGACAGCACGACGCGAGATCGAGGGTGTCACGCGAAGACTCCTGATGATGACGCTAGAGCATCTTCCGACGACGTGGATACCGGTTCGTCGAAGAAGATGCGGCAAAATCAAAGACCTGGAGCACTGCCCTTAATGGGTCCGTGTAATGAGTGCCATGACCCACGGATTGAAACCTGTACCAAGGAGCGCGCGTGGGAGATGGCGCACATAGGCGCGCGCGAGGCCACGCAGCGCGGCCGGCGCACGCGAAAACTCCAGAAATCCCGCAACGCTCCTCGCTTCGATCGTGCAGGGCAGCCCGTCGAGGTATCGCCGCACGTCGCCATAGGCCCAGAGAAAGTTGTCGCCCCAGATCCGGTGGACCGTCACGCCGAGGCGACGCGTGAGCCAGAGCTCCCAGGCTGCGGCTCGACTGTCGGGCCCGTGCGCGACGTCGAGCAGGAAACCTCGATTCGGGCCGCCGACCAGCATGCGGCCGCCGGGCCGCAGGACCCGGAAGATCTCGCGCAGCCAATCGCGCCTGGCCGTGTGCCAATTCGGTCGCCGATCGGCGTGACCATCGGTCGTCCCGACATGCTCGATCACGCCGAATGTAAACGCAAAGTCGATCGAACCGTCGACGAACGGCAGTGCGAAGCGATCTGGGTCGACAAGGAAGAACCGGTCGGGACTCCGTCCCGCCGAGGCCCAACGCCGTTCAAGACCCGGCAGATCGACGCCGTAGCTCTGGTAGCCCTCCTCTTCAAGCGCTGTGGCCATTCCACCCATGCCGCAGCCTACGTCGAGCAGTGTTCGTGCGGGGGCCTCGCGAATGATGGGCAAGAGGAAGCCCCTGGCCTTGCCGGGTTGGAAGATCTCCTGCGCATCAGCGTAGTCCTCGGTCGTGACGTCACTGCGCACGGTGCCCGTTGGCAGAATACCCTTGTAGCCGCTCAATTCCGCGGTGAAAGGTTTGGTCAGCATCGGCAATCCCCCGGAGTGACGGCGGCATGCGAGGTGCGCTATAGTGCGCATTAGGTTGCTCGCTACATCTCATCTCATGAGCCGAGCCGATGAATCAATTACCAACAAATGTGAATCTTGCCTCGGCCGAAGAGCGTCATGGCGGGATCTTAAGCTTGATCGCCTCGGACGTCATCCGGTACGCGCAGCAGGCGCAGGCATTCCAGGGACATAAGCCCGGTCTGCTGAGGCAAACAAGCATTCTGTTGACACCTTCTCTGATCTGCTGCGCACTTTACCGCCTGGCCCACGCCTTGCACACGAGAGGCTCCATCCGCCTGGGCCGAGCTGTGGCCCGCGCGAACCTCGTTTTCAGCAGGGCCCTCATCGAGCCGTCCGCGCGGATAGGACCCGGCCTCTACGTGCCGCATCCGCCAGGGATCGTCTTCCGCGGCAGTGCCGGCCGAAACCTGACTCTGTACACCAAGGCAATCGTGGGGCCGCTGGGGGCGCCCGCCTTCGGCGCTGCGCTCGACATCTGCCCGCGCCTTGGCGACGATGTCACGCTCGGTGTGAACGTCGTCGTTGCTGGGCGAGTCGTGGTCGGCAGTCGCGTGCAAATGGGACCGGGCGTGACGATACTCCGCTCGGTTCCCTCTGATGTCGCAATCATTGCACCTTACATGCACGCTCGTGGGGCCAGAAGCGCCGCGATGAGGGTGGCACCGTGACGGCTCCTGTCCTGACGGTCATCATCGTCTCTTGGCGGGTATGTGATCTCCTGCGGGACTGCCTCGCCTCGCTTTTCAGCGAAACCGATCTCGGCGACGGGGCGCTGGACGTCATCGTGGTCGACAACGCTTCAGGTGACGGCACGATCGAGATGGTGCGATCGGAATTCCCGAGCGTCCGCCTCATCGCATCCGGCAAGAACCTGGGATTTGGGCGCGCGAACACGCTCGCCTTCGAAGAGACGAACGCTCCTT
Protein-coding regions in this window:
- a CDS encoding IS5 family transposase, with amino-acid sequence MRGQDLRSSSLFSYVDLERRIRPDHPLRTIRTLVDEALTTLDGQFSEIYSQIGRPSIPPEQLLRAMLLQAFYSVRSERQLMERLDFDLLFRWFVGLGIDDPVWDASTFSKNRDRLLGGSVAAAFLSAVLAIPRVKRLLSQDHFTVDGTLIQAWASMKSLKPKDIAPSDPPDPPAGGRNPDVDFRGKSLSNDTHQSSTDPQARLYRKGQGKEAKLCFMGHALMENRNGLIVDGCVTQATGQAERVAALAMIEKRANRPTRVTLGADKGYDAADFVNELRAMAVTPHVACNTAGRRSAIDGRTTRQPGYAISQTIRKRIEESFGWSKEIGLIGRIRVRGRERIDMAFTFTAAAFNLVRLPKLLGA
- a CDS encoding class I SAM-dependent methyltransferase, translated to MLTKPFTAELSGYKGILPTGTVRSDVTTEDYADAQEIFQPGKARGFLLPIIREAPARTLLDVGCGMGGMATALEEEGYQSYGVDLPGLERRWASAGRSPDRFFLVDPDRFALPFVDGSIDFAFTFGVIEHVGTTDGHADRRPNWHTARRDWLREIFRVLRPGGRMLVGGPNRGFLLDVAHGPDSRAAAWELWLTRRLGVTVHRIWGDNFLWAYGDVRRYLDGLPCTIEARSVAGFLEFSRAPAALRGLARAYVRHLPRALLGTGFNPWVMALITRTH